Within the Lates calcarifer isolate ASB-BC8 unplaced genomic scaffold, TLL_Latcal_v3 _unitig_1812_quiver_1540, whole genome shotgun sequence genome, the region AGGGGACATGACAGTCATTGATAGTAGACAGGATGATATCACAGCCTACAATGCTGGGGTTGCACTGTCAGGTCCAACATAAAGCCCCAGAGGCAGCTCCCAGTGAATTTTCCTATCAGCATGTAAAGTCTGAGACATGGgcataaaaatgataaaatcttTCAGTAAACTGACAAAGTCACGATCATAATATAGAAAACAGAAGATTAGTTTTGGCTAACTTTGAGTGTGAAATAGCGCACCCTGTTACACCTCATTGAGATTTATGAAACAGAACCATGCATCAGCACAGCTTTATAggtcagacaaaaacaatgtacaCATATTTCTCTCATTGTGAAGatataaacactgaatgttATGTGCCCCTGGTGTAATTTTTCATATTAAGATTTATTTACTCATATCAACAGAAACTATATATAATAATACTATATAAGTACCTATGGAATAACGGTTTACAGAATAAGAGCCAGCCAGTGTCACTAGCCCACTGTCACTGATGTCAACCAGCAtgttaaatacatatttaacaCTATTGAGGATTTCAATACAAATTTGTCCCAACAAGATAGtttaacacacattcataacCAGAGAATTAACAATCTTGAGGCTGAAAATGGTTATTtagagataaaaaataaatcttgtaTTCTGTATCAGAGAGAGCTGTAGGATAATGATAGGGATAGGAGTTTATTCTGCTAACATGACACAGCCTTGATGTCTGAATTTAACTGGTAAAAACTGGTAATTCTCACCATAAATGGAGTTTTGATTTTACAAAAAACTGCAGGTAATACACATAAAATAGTGTTTTTATGTCAGTCTTTTCTGTTCTATAGATCATGTGGTCTTTGCCAGTCACACCATTTGTGCTCACAAGATATGGATTTTGTAagaacaaggggaaaaaaatctctcagGACTCTCTGGATCAATTTTAATGTATCTGAGGAGTTATTTGGGATTGTCTGACCATCTTTGTAAAGTTAATTCAGTTCTCAGTGGAATCAGCAGAGTGAGTAACATAAACAACTTGAatgaatatttagtttttttactTGTCATGTGTGTCGCTGGCGGTCTCCTCGTTGAGAGCGAAGAGTTCTCGGAGTTCACCCAGAGAGAAGTGACGTTCCACGTCCTGCTCCTCATCTACCACACAGCTGCTCAGAGCTTTCTTATGGGCCTGCCTCTGCAGGATCTTCTCCTCGATTGTCCCTGTCTGTAAACACATGGACACAAGTCAGGCGTGGAAGTCTGCAGCACACTGCTGCCCTGACACATCTTATATGAGAACCCAGACTTTTTTGAATAATAATCAGTATGcaaacagtcatttattttgtctATTGAACTGACAGAGAGTAGTCTGTAGATGTAGCAGGTCTTCTTCTGTCCGTCTCTCCACACCCGAGCCATTGCCTGCTCATCGTTGGCTGGGTTCCAGTCAGGATCAAACATCACCAAGCGATTAGCACCAATCAGATTCAGGCCACATCCACCAGCCTTGCTGCTCAGCATGAAGATGAACTCTGGGTTCTGAGAAACAGATTTATTCAGATGCTCGTCAACTGCTTTTCAAAGCTCACAGTGTCATTTAAAGCACAGTTCTAAACTCACAGAGGGACTGTTGAATCTTTCCACAATCTTGGCCCTTTTCTTGATGGACATTGTGCCATCCAGTCGAACATAGAGGTATCTGTTAAAGACCAAGATGATGGATGTTACTCACTTTGAgtgaaaaatcaaacacaatcaaataGTAGTTTCCCAAAAATCACCTTCTAGATCTGCACAGCTTTTCAAAGAGGTCCAGTGTTTGAGTGTAGTTGGAGACAAGCACCACTTTGTCACTAGTTGTTGTCCTTGTTATTGCCAGGATGTAATCAAGAACCAGCATTTTCCCTGCAAATAAGAAAACAATATCTTCCATAAAATGATTAAACACTTTATTCaagttacattttaaagatACATCACAATTATTAAACCTGGAATAACtgtttttttgtccactttGGTGCAGAGGAAGCCTGTCTGTCACTGTATAATTTGTTACAGCAAACAGTTGCTCATTTAACATCCAGCAGACAGAGAGTaacattaatttgcattttgagCCGTATATGCGTCCAccagtattcactctcctttgAACTCTGAGAAAATATCTCCTCCTAAACCTCCTAAATGTTCCACTATGCTCATCAACTAGTTTCTGACAGCTGCATGCTGCTGAAAACTAAACTGAACCAACACAGTGAAACTTTTAAttgagctgaaagacactataAAAGCTCCACAGGCATGAGGGAAATTGAGTAGCTGGTGGTAATTCTCTCTACATTTGTCATTATTAGCAACACCTTTCACATGCAAAAATTCATGCGATCAGTTGATAATATAAAACATTGATTACAGCCACATTTCATCCATATTCATTTTAAGCATAAGCATCATGTGGAACAAGCTGCACTCTAGTTGTTATTCAGTGAGACCATTTGCTTGTAGTACTGACATTGCTGCTTTTTACATATACATATCTAATCTAATAATAATCTAAGATATACATTTCTCCCTtttgattttcagattttttccaAGAGGAGAACACAGGAGATGTGATTTTTGAATCTATGctgtagcagaaaaaaaaacatgtggtttaatttcagtttaactgTGATGGTGaggtagaaaagaaaaacagacctGTCCACATGTAATCCAACTAGACCATTCATCAACAATAGTATGAAAAAGGTTTGTCTGTCAGCTCCCCAGCCCCAGCTGACAATTCATAACCTCTACTAAAATGAATGCAAGGATAATAATTTTCCATTAATGAGGTAGCCACACATATTGACCAGGTTCAGATTACTTCTCAGTTATTCTAGTGAGTCAGTAGGAGCCATCATGCTGGATATTCCTGGCTGTATTGAGCTGTATTGGACATGGTCTTACCAGAGAGCTGAGGCTCCACAGCTTTAGTGCAGTAGCCAGGTGGAAACAGATCCAGTGCCCCCTCAAAGCCCTCCTCACCCTCCACACACTTCTCATAGATGAGTGCTGGGTCTGGGATACACAAGAGTGGTTAGTATTTTTTTCAGGCAGCAGATGACTCTAAGTAAGCACATGGATACATGCAATAAAGGAAAACTAGTTAGATATCCTCAACCTCAGTTTCCCATAAAGTTTACATTTGAGCCAGAACTTTGGGAAACTTTGCTTCTAAAACAGTCTCTGTTTATCAAGCTTATGTCCACAGGTGCAACATTGTATAACAGTGCATTATATTTGGTTTAAGCACTTACGATTGCACAGTTTCTTCAGTGACGTGATAGAGGACAAGGAGGAGACACTTATTTTTCCCTCCTGCAATGTCTCAACAGGTTTGGCCTGTCTCAGGAAGCGCTTATAGAGCTCTGTCTGCAGAGGAGTCAGTCTGCAGGAAAACAACCACAGCCATTACATTTCTGCATGTTTAGATTAAgttcatattttaaatatttgtcttAAGGCAGCATTATAAACtaacataatgaaaaaaaaaggtattgGTACTGAAACTCagatgtatgtgtatatataagGTTTTTGTGTTACTAAAAACTAATATCCATTTCCATGCAAACGATCGACAATTTTACAAGAATATTCCATctcaaaaaaaacaagtgaatcAACCAACCTGCAACACACAACCTGCTCAATTTTCACAGGAAGGTACTTAGACAAGATATCAGATGTTCTCCTAATCAAACACCTGTTAAGGCAGGACATGGTCAGTATTACAGAGGGACATTAAacttaaaatacagttaaatgcAATCACATTTTATATGTTAGCAGTTACTGTTTATTAACATATAATaatttactttgaaaaatgtgCTCTGTGATGGTTGACAAATTTACAGTCAgtcatacatacacatacagctTGACATCATTGAAACTCactgtttaatctgtttaatGTTAGCAAACTATAGTTTTGGTAACTCAGTCAGGGCATCTATTCTGTGCATGATGCAAGCAATTTTCCCAACAATTATTTACAGACATTCCAGACACTTAATTCACTATAACACAATTCCAGGGGGTCAGATGTTTTTGTACACTAAGTTGACTGTTGCAGCTGGGAAAACTACAAAGAATGGTCTCATGGTTTAAGAAGTTTCTAATAGGCTAACTGACATTGTATGAGTCAGTTTAGGGTGTTCCTGTGGAAGCATTTTAAGGCCTACAATGTGAGGGCAAAGATCTTATATCTTGGAGAAATGTCCTGTGgtctgaacaaaaaaaaaaaaaaaaactgtttggcCATAATGAGGCCGAAGAACACCATTCCAATTATGACACACTGGGGGGCAGCATTATGTTGTGGGGGTGTTTTGCTGCAGGAGGGACTGGTGCACGTCACACAAGATGGTATCATGATATTTTGAAGCAACATCTCAAGATATCAGCCAGGAAGTTAAACTGGAGTAACAAAGCCCTGAGCTCAATCCAACAGAACATTTATGGGTAGAACTGAAAGGGCACGTGTGAGCAGAGGGCTACAAACATGACTCAGTTACACCAGTTACGTCAGGAGGAAAAAACTCCTACAAGCTTGTGGAAGGCTTCCTGAAATGTTTAACTCAAGTTAAACAATTTAAAGGCAAAAACAAATTAAGCGGTAATCAGTAATCAATTGAATCAATTTAAACAGGAAAACCATGGCAGGCACTCACCTGTTGACGATGCTGATCAGTTCCTtgagtttctcctctcctgtctgtctgtctttatcacTGGCATCTGCATCTCTGCCCTTGAGGATAGGAAGCTCAAAACGTTTTTTAAACTCCTGGGCTGTACCTGCAATCAgggtgaaaataaataaataaacaaataataaatatcatCACAAATGTGTTCTAGCCTGTTTTGTGCGTGTAAGGCTGTTTACCAAGAATCCCAGCATTAACAAAGTGGACCAGGCTGAAGTACTCCAGCAGGTCATTCTGGATGGGAGTGCCTGATATCAGCACTCTCCTCTGGGCACTCATGGCATTCAGGGCCTGGTACGTCTGGTTGTCTGAGTTCTTCAGCCGATGGCCCTACGCATGCACAAATATAATGTTACAGCACTGAGACAACAGTCCTTAAGAGTTCTAAAGTgttatgaataaaatgaaatacctCGTCACAGATGACAAGTCCGACTTTGCCTTTGTGCAGAACCCCAGCATGCAGTCGAAATGTCTCATATGAAATGATCAGGATTGGGGTCGGGACTCTCAAACCATGCTGAGACATGAAGTTCActagaaatcacagaaacaagCAATTGCTCAGTATTTAATAAAACCAATGTATCTAGTTGaaacaaatgtttgtcattATAACACAAGTTGGTATGTTGTCACAAGAAACTTAAATATGATGTTGCAAGAAGAAAAAGGTCCATTGTTGCCTAAAGAGACATTCAGGCAACAGACAAGgcataaatataaaattatatagAGTCTCATTTgccagacagcagcagaatggGTATTGTCTTTAAGTATCCTGTGCAGGCCTTCCTGTCCCGGGCCTTGTACATCTCACACCAGTTTGTGATGTTTCCAGGTAGGATAGTTTCTATTACTCCTCTGTAGAGGTTTACAAATTGAGCCCTCTCAAGTTTCTGCTAGTAAGAGACGGGGCCTAACTTCCCCTGtagcaaaaatattttctttgttatgTTGAttgatttggtttgttttaatttagatTGGTGCTACAGTGTGTAAAGCAAAGAGGGGTGACAACACAGGTCACACATATGATGGGCTGACTACTGAGAAATGCAGTTATCCTAAGGGATGCCTTGCCTTGTAGGTTTCATAATGTAAAAGTGGCAGTGGCCTTTGATCGGAGTAAAGCAGAAGTCTTTATTAAGAGCAAGTCTGTGCACTAACTTCAAGCTAACCCCAACATTTACTCTAGTGAAACAATAAGAATGAAGGTTCCTCTTGACCAGCGCTGGCCCACTGCAAGGTGTCAAAGAGTGAGACTGCCATAAGCTGTGGATATTCATGGGACAAATGGAGGTAAACTACCTAACTGTCTATCGATCTCATCCTTTGAACCTCCGTCGATGGCCACTGGTGTCACGCGTCCTCCCAGCCATTTTCCGACTTCATTGTACCAGTTGCGAACTAGACTGGAAGGTGAGACCACGATGGCTTTGTCTATCTCTGGCTTAGCATCAGGGCTTTGGCGTAGCAGGGTCCACATGAGAGTGATACACTGTAAAGTCTTCCCCAGGCCCATCTCATCAGCCATGATGCAGCCATATGATTCTGAGATGCGTCGGCCTGTCACACACTCCCACAGGAATTTCACTCCCTCAAGAAATTAGAGACatccatttttaatttcaaagagaaaaaatattattgtaCATCAACTTTCTTTTCCTAGAATTTCCAATTGCATCTCATGGTCTTCCTCACATTTCATGGAtgaaaaagtgattaaaaaccacagaaaaagcCTGTCAGTGGACCTTTGTCGAGACTGACTCTTGTCAATCTGCTATTTCTAAGGTCAAGAGTGAACTGActtctcagtctgtttttatgtttctgaaGAGAGACAACACAAGGCCAATTCAATTACTAAAGGTTCTACATCTCAAGTAGATGTTTACCACTATTGTTATAAATATAATATGGAAATTTGTGTAtcttattatcattttattttcatttcacccagtaaagagaaaaaatgtttacCTCTCTCTGATGGGGTCTGAGCACTTTTCCTAAGACTGGATCCACAACAACATGGACAGGTACTTTTTCCCTggacaggaaaaagaaaggtcttgtcaaacatttcttttccttAAAAGCCAGTAAAGGCAACATTTGGCACTGCAACAAACATACATCAAAAAAAATGAGGCTTTCTTTAAATGATTATGCACTTctactttttatttcaaagaTGCAATGGTTTGGGCACCGTTCTTCCTGCCATTATTTAATGCAACTTTTTTCAAGTTATGCGGCTTCTGTACACTAAAACTGTCTCTTTGCCTAAAGAGAATGACTGCTGTGTCTGGGGAGAGCTGAACTTTCTGCTTAGGTACTAGTTTCAACCATTTACCTGCTTCTATTTTGAGTAGCTAATGTACAAACTTGGCTCATGCAGCTTTAAGTAACAATCAAACATTTTCAATGGAGATCAAATAAGAGATTATTTAATCTTCCAAGACCTCCCTAAATTGGAAAACATCTGCTCGAAGCTCTGCATGGAGATTTAAGCAATAAAATATGCCctttaataaatgaaattcaAATGCAAGCTGTCAAATTTTATAAACACCCCCAATCTAGTGACTGCTACTCCTGCCTGCTACTCCTGCCAGTGTAAGGCCCGCTGAACAAAGATAAGAGTGCCTTCTGCCAGCTGATCCTGAAGCTCTGTTGTGTGTGGGCAGAGCTTCAGACACCAAACAACCTGAGCCAAATAAACCATCAAATACTGGAATGAAGATAAATTAGAATTCTGTTTAACCCAAACAGATTTTCTTATCTGGATCTCTTTGACTCATTCCTACTAAACATTACAAACAACTTTAATTGAACTGAATGTGGTTGTTGTCTAATGTCTTATATTAGATTGGAGGTTGATATTTACTTGATACAGTAGATTTATTGCTAatcatctgtcagtgttaatAATCTTCTGCACTGCTTTGCCAAATATAGGCTTGTCATGCAATAAAGCTTATTTGAATCTTATTCTGTTTAATGGAGGAAGGAATCCATGTGTTTTGGACGTACTTGTCAGCTTTGATCAGGTCATGAGCGCTCAGAGTCGGAGGCTCATAAAGAACCAAAGCATCTTCTGCGAAGGGATCGTGAAGCGCTTTCCTTACTCCTGCACGCTTTAGACCAAGTGCCCTGATTCCCAGCGAGCCTGTGGGCAATCATCATGAGAGCGAGTGAAGAAATCACTGTGATGTAATGTGCtagacatgaaaacacagtgatgagAAAAATGTTACCTGTGTAGTTTAGAATAGGAATCTTAAACGGTTTGGAGAGGATACTTCGAATAAATGCTTCCTGTAGAAAGAATTTGAAGCAAGTGAGCCGAGTCATGGCATCATAGTGCAATCACTACTGTAATCACATGCAAAATTTATGCAAAGAGTAAACCCAACAGTGCTCAACAATGCTTACGTGTTTGTCACCATCCATACATGGAGGCCGGTCGTTGAGCTGTGTCAGAGGTTTTCTGAAGGGAGAAATATGGTTCTCTCTTGTCTCATTAtcaccttttcttcttttctcctgtgTAAATTGCACAATACACATTTTTCAATTCAAACCACATAAATTCTCACAAACACTGATTCTCACTCATTATTTTGTTTACCATTTATTTCCCAAACAAGTTTCATGGGGAAAGAAGCTACTCTCTACTTCTGTTATTGTTTTCGCTAAGTGACTCAGATGATGCTGAATCAAAGAATGCACAGTAATGGTCTACAGTCATGTTATACAAGGTCTATGcatactgactgactgtgttctTCAGGCTAAACTTCACTATTTTGATGTCAGGAATATTATctattttactgacattttagatttcttcAGTGAGATATTATTGAGGTTATAGTGACTTTGCTCTAGAATCACTGTTTAAttgtatttaaaat harbors:
- the LOC108890807 gene encoding DNA repair and recombination protein RAD54-like, whose protein sequence is MRRSLAPSQVAKRKQAGDSCEDEDWTYRTEKRRKGDNETRENHISPFRKPLTQLNDRPPCMDGDKHEAFIRSILSKPFKIPILNYTGSLGIRALGLKRAGVRKALHDPFAEDALVLYEPPTLSAHDLIKADKEKVPVHVVVDPVLGKVLRPHQREGVKFLWECVTGRRISESYGCIMADEMGLGKTLQCITLMWTLLRQSPDAKPEIDKAIVVSPSSLVRNWYNEVGKWLGGRVTPVAIDGGSKDEIDRQLVNFMSQHGLRVPTPILIISYETFRLHAGVLHKGKVGLVICDEGHRLKNSDNQTYQALNAMSAQRRVLISGTPIQNDLLEYFSLVHFVNAGILGTAQEFKKRFELPILKGRDADASDKDRQTGEEKLKELISIVNRCLIRRTSDILSKYLPVKIEQVVCCRLTPLQTELYKRFLRQAKPVETLQEGKISVSSLSSITSLKKLCNHPALIYEKCVEGEEGFEGALDLFPPGYCTKAVEPQLSGKMLVLDYILAITRTTTSDKVVLVSNYTQTLDLFEKLCRSRRYLYVRLDGTMSIKKRAKIVERFNSPSNPEFIFMLSSKAGGCGLNLIGANRLVMFDPDWNPANDEQAMARVWRDGQKKTCYIYRLLSTGTIEEKILQRQAHKKALSSCVVDEEQDVERHFSLGELRELFALNEETASDTHDKFRCQRCVNGREVRPPAEDSDCTSDLSQWNHCFSKKGLRDQVLKASWDAAVSFVFHQRSHEDQRGVL